The Haloarcula sp. CBA1127 genomic interval CTTCGTCGAGTGGTTCGCTACCAACGAGGACCACGCCACGCGACTCGCTGAGGAGCAGGGTTCGATTCCGGTGCTCGACAGCCTCGTCGGCAGCGACGAACTCCCCGACCACGTCCAGACGTACTCCCAGACCGTCAGCCAGGGGGTCCCGATGCCGACCGACCCGCGCATGAACAAGGTGTGGTCGCCGCTTGAGAACGCTCTTATCGAGGCGTTCAACGGCGATTCGAGCGCCGAAGACGCACTGACGACTGCCGCCGAAGAAATCCGCAGCAACTGGGAGTAAGAAACGCCCATGAGTACGGTTTCACGAGCGGCGGACCGCATCGAGTCGGTCCCGTTTCTGACGCGGGACGACGCGTCGTTACTGCTAGTGCTCCCGGGGCTGTTCGTCTTCTCGGCGTTCATGCTGTTCCCGGTCCTCTACTTGCTAGGTATCTCCTTTACCAACGCCGAGCCGGCCAATCTGTTCGCCGGTGAGGGCGTCATCGCCGTGCTCACGTTCGGCGACGCGCTGTTCGTCGGGCTAGAGAACTACGCCGACGTGCTGACTGATGGCCAGTTCTGGAACTCCTTTGGCGTCACCTGGCTGTTTGTCGCCACGAGCGTCACGCTCAAAATCGGGGCAAGCCTGGCTATCGCGCTCATCGTGACCAGCGAACTCGTCCGCGGCAAGCGTGTCCTGCGCTCGCTCATCATCTTCCCGATGGGGCTGCCGCCGATTTTCACTATCACCGTGTGGCGCGGCATCTTCAGTTCCGCCGAGTTCGGGCTGATGAACCAGCTACTGACCGCGTTCGGGGCGAGTTCGGTCGCGTGGCTCTCGGGCCGCTGGACTGCCTTCGTCGCGTACAACGTCACGGAGGCGTGGCTGGCGTACCCGTTCATGGTCATCATCACCGTCAGCGCGCTCCAAGACGTGCCCGAAGAACTCCACGAGGCGGCCGTCGTCGACGGCGCGGGCTTTCTCGCACGCTTTGCCCACATCACCCTGCCGTCGATCAAGCGGCCTGTGCTGTTCGCATCGATTCTGACATCTGCGGCGTCGTTCCAGCAGTTCCTCATTCCGTTCGTGTTCAACCAGGGCGGCCCGGCGCGGGCGAACGAACTCATCGTCGTCTACGGCTACCGTGAGGCGCTGTCGTTCCAGCAGTACGGTCGTGGTGCGGCCATCAGCATCATCGCGCTCGTGTTCATCGGCGCGTTCATGTGGCTCAACGTCAAGAAAGGGAAACTCGCCGACGGGGTGAACGACTGATGTTGCTCGGTGCAATCGCCCGGAAGCTCAGCGATGACATCAAGACGTTCGCAACGATGCCCGCCCGAACCGTTCGAAAGTGGTCCTACACTGTGCAGGCGGTCCGTCGCGGCGAGCTACCCGCGTCGGAGGTTCTGAAAGTCATCCTCTCGACGATTGGCGCGACACTGGTCGTACTGGCACTGCTCTTCCCGATCTACTGGATTCTGATGGCGGCTCTCTCCGGCTCCGGAAGCTCGCTGTACACCTCAGAGAGCTTCTCACTGCTGCCATCCAATCCGACGGTCAAACCGTTCATCTGGGTGATCGGTGACCTCATCGTGCCGTCGTACTCGATCTCCGCCGCCATCCCGTTCACCGACCTCGCCTTTGTGTTCCAGACGCCGGGGATCGAAATTCTGGACGCCTCCGACTACGGCGTCGACCGTCCGTCGGATTTCAAGCACTTCCTCTGGAACAGCCTCATGGTGGCGATTCCGACCGTGCTGATCGCGATGTCGCTCATCATTCCGGCAGCGTATGCCCTCTCGCGCCGGGAGTTCCTCTTCCGCCGAAAGGTTCTGTTCCTCTACGTCCTGATGACACAGGTCGGCGGCGGCCTCGGCGTCGCCCTGCTCATCGGGATGTACGCGCTGTACGTCCAGTTCGGCATTAACGACAGCAAGCTGGCGCTTGCAGTGTACTACGCAGCGAC includes:
- a CDS encoding carbohydrate ABC transporter permease, with protein sequence MSTVSRAADRIESVPFLTRDDASLLLVLPGLFVFSAFMLFPVLYLLGISFTNAEPANLFAGEGVIAVLTFGDALFVGLENYADVLTDGQFWNSFGVTWLFVATSVTLKIGASLAIALIVTSELVRGKRVLRSLIIFPMGLPPIFTITVWRGIFSSAEFGLMNQLLTAFGASSVAWLSGRWTAFVAYNVTEAWLAYPFMVIITVSALQDVPEELHEAAVVDGAGFLARFAHITLPSIKRPVLFASILTSAASFQQFLIPFVFNQGGPARANELIVVYGYREALSFQQYGRGAAISIIALVFIGAFMWLNVKKGKLADGVND
- a CDS encoding sugar ABC transporter permease yields the protein MLLGAIARKLSDDIKTFATMPARTVRKWSYTVQAVRRGELPASEVLKVILSTIGATLVVLALLFPIYWILMAALSGSGSSLYTSESFSLLPSNPTVKPFIWVIGDLIVPSYSISAAIPFTDLAFVFQTPGIEILDASDYGVDRPSDFKHFLWNSLMVAIPTVLIAMSLIIPAAYALSRREFLFRRKVLFLYVLMTQVGGGLGVALLIGMYALYVQFGINDSKLALAVYYAATAVPFNTWLLKTYMDGIPVSYEEAAVVDGAPPWRVVTEVIIPMSTAGLATVFIFVFLTGWTEFVVAQTLLGTENYTLPVGLYAMVDEYSIPWARFSAFALTFASPIMLAYLFAQRYIEGGLSFSGMEG